Proteins found in one Poecilia reticulata strain Guanapo linkage group LG6, Guppy_female_1.0+MT, whole genome shotgun sequence genomic segment:
- the muc2.1 gene encoding mucin-2, translated as MRWRSVLWSFLALSVITFSEVQTTLVYNHVSSICSTWGRDHFKTFDGDVFQFPGMCEYNLVSDCQDSYQLFSVHIKRAEKDGNPTISYFSVTINELLFHISKSWVTVNSEQVPLPYYKGGVQVENNAAYIKFQSKVGFTVMWNGEDAVMVEIDTDFANRTCGLCGDFNGVPVYNEFINYGRKISPIEFGNKHKAHHPNDDCEDPYEEGGELLESVTVSDSCKEFVTFCENMFLSESWSSCTKLINHEVYIQACVKDMCGCSNNTNDFCVCSTLSEFSRQCSHAGGQPPNWRTTQFCAKECPYNMVYEESGSPCMDTCTHQDTSSLCEDHKMDGCFCPSGTVFDDISERGCISQSECQCKRDKIYNPGEVYRKGQEECTCFEGMWDCITLEAPATCAVEQGSYFTTFDGKTYTFHGDCYYTLAKVESKDGASPNFTLLAQLVPCAHQQFDTCLKSLKILLNNDKNNVLSFTSDGGVQQNMQTVTLPYQSGDINIFHASSFHILMQTRFGLQIQIQHVPLMQVYISLEQSYTSKTRGLCGNFNMILSDDMKTPQGIVEGTAATFSNSWKANLMCSDIEERLDDPCSLSLENEIYAKHWCALLVSPDSAFAQCRSVVDPEMFHKRCIYSTCSCEKSEACLCAVFSSYARACAEKGVFLTNSTENVCDTYTKSCPASQTYSYTHQGCQLTCRSLSSEQQSCTSDFLPVDGCSCAEGLYLDENGLCVPVEKCSCFYNGNYIKPGTSINIRDDHCVCNNGVLRCHSWRSRMSLCPHPKVYFDCSSATAEDLGLQCAKTCSNLESDECFFTKCESGCRCPDGLLEDGKGGCVKVTDCPCKHNGRIFAPGAVIPDLCNTCNCKGGKWHCTEKKCPASCIIYGSGHYNTFDQRTYGFQGECGYVAVRNKCGNKTVENNFGVITENVPCGSSGTTCSKTVRIQLGRTEIKLTKGKYIEEDLGHGNLIQYRIRRVGLYLVVESKIGLAVIWDRKTAIRILLEPQHAGSVCGLCGNFDGNGLNDFTTQGQLVVSNPLEFANSWKVQSTCPDKEEIVDSCAAAPRMRHQWSKMMCSIITGNTFKDCHHKVDPRTFYENCVKDSCACDTGGDCECFCSAVAAYAQACTEAGVCVAWRTPDICPVFCDYYNNPDECTWHYSPCHTPCYKSCLNPQGICNNPIPNLEGCYPVCPEDKPLFDEKNQTCVEECAHCLYNGTIYEDNDVIYNVTDNMGMCYYAICINTTVIHTSEPCATSPPTTSEPPTTTTTTPPPTTTPETTTTTTTTPPSTTLEPTTTTPPTTTPETTTTKTTTPTPTTTTTKPPTTTTTPPTTTTPEPTTTTPPTTTPETTTMTPVTPTTPLTTKTTLLSPTTSESIATGPPLSTTSPVTFTATQQVLNTTQTSESTPSTQTSSSSMTKCFCVFNGTVYQPGDEIFSMHPIGSGICLTMTCSDVCEIYNKTEMCVITPSPTPNVITSTLATPTPTPTIPTCPEWDVVQNETFFLCNCTMARCIENNTIEIVPYECPPLQNIICANGKKPVLEYDEYHCCQQYVCDCVCEGWGDPHYITFDGLYYSYQGNCTYILMEEITAKHHLKIYIDNVFCDPTEDVSCPRSITIAYGFQIVTLINHNLIGAPQLEVLQNGKKLKLPYAQQGIKIMSSGINLVYEIPLLNVVVTFGMTGFSVNLPYQYFGSNTQGHCGTCTNNQADDCRLPTGELVENCAVMADYWPANDIYQPNCPTPPAVPTQVPEPPLEPTPCKPDSICDLLKSSVFAECHPLVSPDNFYRGCVFDSCHVSNPAVECTSLQTYAAACAQAGICIHWRNHTKICASDCPSDKVYKPCGPAEQPTCEDSADEPTVTFVTEGCFCPDGMKLFNKESGICVEKCGCLDPEGVPREFNEQFEYKCQDCICDEPTKTVICKPKTCPAPPTANCNDPGFVVVNQTNPADPCCYAYICQCNVNTCPVSSMDCPVGYKPVISVPEGKCCPQHTCEPKRVCVHKDVEYQPGSSVPVVACQDCTCSNEIDPKSGLFKIVCVFQQCKETCEQGYEYVETNDYDCCGKCVQKQCVVHLNGNKHLLNEGQTWSPPENMCEFYTCVRNGDTLTALSSHIICPVFQQSNCQPDTIQTAANGCCKTCVEIDKACKLVSTKTHVSLHGCRSTEEVEMPYCEGSCNTFTKYSEAAAGMEHSCSCCKEMRASNRTVDLLCLNGDKVKHTYLHVEECGCGQTECSTTAGLSARRKRRSTLL; from the exons ATGAGGTGGAGATCTGTGTTGTGGAGTTTTCTCGCTTTGTCTGTCATCACTTTCTCTGAAGTCCAAACCACACTGG TTTACAACCATGtcagcagcatctgcagcacATGGGGCAGAGATCACTTCAAGACCTTCGATGGAGATGTGTTCCAGTTTCCCGGCATGTGTGAATACAACCTGGTCTCCGACTGCCAGGACTCCTATCAGCTCTTCTCGGTGCACATAAAGAGAGCAGAAAAGGACGGAAACCCGACCATCAGCTACTTCTCAGTCACCATCAATGAACTTTTGTTTCACATCAGCAAGAGCTGGGTCACCGTCAACTCTGAGCA aGTCCCTCTGCCTTACTACAAGGGAGGGGTGCAAGTGGAAAATAATGCTGCTTACATCAAGTTTCAGAGCAAAGTCGGGTTCACTGTCATGTGGAACGGAGAAGATGCTGTGATG GTCGAAATTGATACTGACTTTGCAAACCGAACTTGTGGACTTTGTGGAGACTTCAATGGCGTCCCAGTATACAATGAGTTCATTAATTATG GCCGTAAAATCAGCCCCATTGAGTTTGGCAACAAACACAAAGCCCACCACCCAAACGATGACTGCGAGGACCCGTATGAGGAGGGAGGTGAATTGCTGGAGTCTGTGACTGTCTCAGATTCCTGCAAGGAATTT gtaactttctgtgaaaacatgtttttgtcagaATCCTGGAGCTCATGCACTAAACTGATTAACCATGAAGTTTACATCCAGGCCTGCGTAAAGGACATGTGTGGCTGCAGTAACAATACCAATGACTTCTGTGTCTGCAGCACGCTGTCTGAGTTTTCTCGACAGTGTTCCCATGCAGGAGGACAGCCTCCCAACTGGAGGACAACTCAGTTCTGTG CCAAAGAATGCCCTTACAACATGGTGTATGAAGAAAGCGGCTCCCCTTGCATGGATACTTGCACGCATCAGGACACAAGTTCACTCTGTGAGGACCACAAAATGGACGGCTGCTTCTGTCCTTCTG GAACGGTGTTTGATGATATTTCTGAGAGAGGCTGTATTTCTCAGTCTGAATGTCAGTGCAAGCGTGACAAAATCTACAACCCTGGAGAGGTTTACCGAAAAGGTCAAGAGGAATG cacaTGCTTTGAGGGAATGTGGGATTGCATCACTCTTGAAGCACCGGCTACATGCGCAGTTGAACAAGGTTCATATTTCACTACTTTTGATGGGAAAACTTACACTTTCCATGGGGATTGTTACTACACTCTGGCAAAGGTGGAAAGCAAG GACGGAGCGAGCCCAAACTTTACCCTCCTGGCCCAGCTGGTGCCTTGTGCTCACCAACAGTTTGACACATGCCTGAAGTCCCTTAAAATCCTGctaaacaatgacaaaaataac GTGCTATCATTCACCTCTGATGGTGGAGTTCAGCAGAACATGCAGACTGTCACTTTGCCGTACCAATCAG gaGACATCAACATTTTCCACGCCTCATCCTTTCACATCTTGATGCAGACCAGATTCGGGTTGCAGATTCAGATCCAGCATGTCCCTCTCATGCAAGTCTACATCAGCCTGGAGCAAAGCTACACATCAAAGACACGTG GTTTATGTGGGAACTTCAACATGATCTTGAGTGATGACATGAAGACTCCTCAGGGGATTGTGGAGGGAACTGCAGCAACATTCAGTAACTCTTGGAAGGCTAACCTCATGTGCTCAGACATTGAGGAAAGACTTGATGATCCATGTTCCCTCAGTTTGGAAAACG AGATCTATGCCAAACACTGGTGCGCCTTACTTGTGAGTCCAGACAGTGCTTTTGCCCAGTGCCGATCGGTTGTGGATCCTGAGATGTTTCACAAG CGATGCATCTACTCCACCTGCAGCTGTGAGAAGAGCGAGGCGTGTTTGTGTGCCGTCTTCTCTTCTTATGCTCGAGCTTGTGCAGAAAAGGGAGTTTTCCTGACAAACTCGACAGAGAATGTCTGTG ATACATACACAAAGAGCTGCCCAGCATCTCAGACCTACTCTTACACACATCAGGGATGCCAGCTGACATGCAGGTCTTTGAGCTCGGAGCAGCAGAGCTGCACCTCGGACTTCTTGCCTGTGGACGGCTGCTCCTGTGCTGAGGGTCTCTACTTGGATGAAAACGGCCTTTGTGTTCCAGTggaaaaatgttcctgtttctATAATGGCAATTACATTAAGCCAGGGACATCCATCAACATCAGAGATGACCACTG TGTGTGCAATAATGGAGTACTTCGTTGTCATTCTTGGAGAAGCCGCATGTCAT tGTGTCCTCATCCAAAAGTCTACTTTGACTGTTCCTCTGCAACCGCGGAAGACCTTGGACTACAGTGTGCTAAAACTTGTTCGAATCTGGAAAGTGATGAATGT TTTTTTACAAAGTGTGAGTCTGGCTGTCGGTGTCCGGACGGCCTCCTCGAAGACGGCAAAGGGGGCTGTGTGAAAGTAACTGACTGTCCATGCAAGCACAACGGACGTATTTTTGCTCCCGGAGCAGTGATCCCTGACCTGTGCAATACCTG CAATTGTAAAGGTGGAAAATGGCATTGCACTGAGAAAAAATGCCCAGCATCTTGCATTATTTATGGAAGTGGGCACTACAACACATTTGATCAAAGGACATATGGATTTCAGGGTGAATGTGGTTACGTCGCTGTCAGG aataaaTGTGGCAACAAAACAGTTGAGAACAACTTTGGAGttattacagaaaatgttccCTGTGGCTCTTCGGGAACCACCTGCTCCAAAACTGTCAGAATTCAACTTGGG CGAACAGAAATCAAACTAACAAAGGGTAAATATATCGAGGAAGATCTTGGACATGGCAACCTGATTCAGTACAGAATAAGGAGGGTCGGCTTGTACCTGGTGGTTGAATCAAAAATTGGTCTGGCGGTGATATGGGATCGAAAAACAGCCATTCGCATCCTTCTGGAGCCCCAGCACGCC GGTTCAGTGTGTGGcttatgtggaaattttgatGGAAACGGACTGAACGACTTCACCACCCAGGGTCAGCTGGTGGTGAGCAACCCTCTAGAGTTTGCAAACAGCTGGAAAGTTCAGAGCACTTGCCCAGATAAGGAAGAGATTGTGGATTCTTGTGCAGCTGCTCCACGCATGAGACATCAATGGTCAAAAATGATGTGCAGCATCATAACAGGGAATACATTCAAAGACTGCCACCATAAG GTTGATCCCCGCACCTTTTATGAGAACTGTGTGAAAGACTCGTGCGCCTGCGACACTGGAGGAGATTGTGAGTGTTTCTGCTCAGCTGTCGCAGCCTACGCTCAGGCTTGCACTGAGGCTGGAGTTTGTGTTGCATGGAGAACCCCAGACATCTGCC ctgttttttgtGATTACTATAACAACCCAGATGAGTGTACATGGCACTACAGTCCTTGCCACACACCTTGTTACAAAAGCTGTTTGAACCCACAAGGGATTTGTAACAACCCGATACCTAATCTGGAAG GTTGTTATCCAGTATGCCCAGAAGATAAGCCACTTTTTGATGAGAAGAATCAGACCTGTGTGGAAGAATGTGCCCATTGCCTGTACAATGGGACAATATATGAAGATAATGATGTGATATATAATGTCACTGACAACATGGGAATGTGCTACTATGCAATCTGCATTAATACAACTGTGATACACACAAGTGAACCATGTGCAACAAGCCCACCTACAACTTCAGAGCCACCAACAACAACTACAACTACACCTCCCCCTACGACAACTCCAGAGACAACTACAACAACTACAACTACACCTCCCTCTACAACTCTAGAGCCAACTACAACTACACCTCCCACTACAACTCCAGAGACAACTACAACCAAAACAACTACACCTACACCTACCACTACAACTACAAAGCCTCCTACAACCACAACTACACCTCCCACTACGACAACTCCAGAGccaact ACAACTACACCTCCC ACTACAACTCCAGAGACAACTACAATGACACCAGTTACTCCAACAACGCCCCTTACAACCAAAACAACCTTACTGTCTCCCACTACCTCAGAATCAATTGCTACTGGCCCGCCATTGTCAACGACATCTCCAGTGACATTTACAGCCACACAACAGGTTTTGAATACAACCCAAACATCTGAATCAACACCATCAACACAAACTTCATCAAGTTCCATGACAaagtgcttttgtgtttttaatggcACAGTTTATCAGCCAG gggatgaaatattttcaatgcaCCCCATTGGATCAGGCATTTGTCTCACAATGACTTGTTCAGATGTTTGTGAAATTTATAACAAGACTGAAATGTGTGTGATTACACCATCTCCCACACCCAATGTGATTACCTCAACCTTGGCAACTCCAACTCCCACACCCACCATTCCTACGTGTCCTGAATGGGATGTTGTT CAAAATGAGACCTTCTTCTTGTGCAACTGCACTATGGCCAGATGCATTGAGAACAACACAATTGAAATAGTTCCATATGAGTGTCCACCCCTCCAGAACATAATCTGTGCCAATGGAAAGAAACCAGTTCTTGAGTATGATGAGTACCACTGCTGCCAACAATATGTTTGTGACT GTGTGTGCGAAGGCTGGGGAGATCCTCATTACATCACATTTGATGGGTTATACTACAGTTATCAAGGAAATTGTACTTATATTTTGATGGAGGAGATCACAGCAAAACATCATTTGAAGATCTATATTGACAATGTATTTTGTGATCCCACTGAAGACGTTTCTTGTCCAAGATCAATAACCATAGCATATGGATTTCAAATTGTCACACTCATCAATCATAACCTTATTGGAGCTCCACAATTAGAG GTAttacaaaatggtaaaaaattGAAACTACCCTATGCACAGCAAGGTATTAAGATTATGAGTTCTGGCATTAACCTGGTTTATGAGATCCCTCTCCTAAACGTGGTTGTTACATTTGGAATGACTGGCTTTAGTGTCAACCTTCCATATCAGTACTTTGGGAGCAACACACAGGGTCATTGTG GGACATGCACCAACAATCAGGCCGATGACTGCAGATTGCCGACAGGCGAACTGGTGGAAAATTGTGCAGTGATGGCAGACTATTGGCCAGCAAATGACATTTATCAACCTAACTGCCCAACACCACCTGCAGTACCCACTCAGGTTCCTGAACCACCGCTAGAACCAACTCCATGCAAGCCAGACTCCATTTGTGATCTGCTGAAGAGCAG tgtctTTGCAGAATGTCATCCATTGGTTTCCCCAGACAATTTCTACAGAGGTTGTGTTTTTGATAGTTGCCATGTTTCAAATCCTGCAGTGGAGTGCACAAGTTTGCAAACTTATGCTGCTGCCTGTGCTCAGGCTGGAATTTGCATCCACTGGAGAAACCACACCAAAATATGTG CTAGCGACTGTCCATCAGACAAAGTTTATAAACCTTGTGGCCCTGCAGAACAGCCCACTTGTGAAGACAG TGCCGATGAACCAACCGTAACGTTTGTTACTGAGGGCTGCTTCTGTCCTGATGGAATGAAACTCTTCAACAAAGAGTCAGGAATATGTGTTGAAAAGTGTG GATGTCTCGATCCTGAGGGCGTTCCTCGAGAG TTTAATGAGCAGTTTGAGTACAAATGCCAGGACTGCATTTGTGACGAGCCTACCAAAACTGTGATTTGCAAACCAAAGACTTGCCCAGCACCACCCACTGCTAACTGCAATGATCCAGGGTTTGTTGTTGTGAACCAAACCAATCCTGCGGATCCCTGTTGCTATGCCTACATTTGTC AATGCAACGTCAACACTTGCCCAGTAAGCAGCATGGACTGTCCAGTTGGATACAAACCAGTCATCAGTGTTCCAGAGGGAAAATGCTGTCCACAACATACATGTG AGCCTAAGCGAGTTTGTGTCCACAAGGATGTTGAATACCAG CCTGGTTCCTCAGTTCCTGTGGTTGCATGCCAGGACTGTACCTGCAGCAATGAGATCGATCCAAAATCCGGTCTGTTTAAaatagtgtgtgtgtttcaacaATGTAAAGAGACCTGTGAgcag GGATATGAATATGTGGAAACTAATGATTATGATTGCTGTGGAAAGTGTGTACAGAAACAATGTGTCGTGCATTTAAATGGTAACAAGCATCTCTTGAAT GAAGGGCAAACCTGGTCACCGCCTGAAAACATGTGTGAGTTCTACACCTGTGTGAGGAATGGGGACACACTGACAGCCCTAAGCTCACACATCATTTGCCCGGTTTTCCAACAGAGTAACTGCCAGCCT GACACAATTCAAACAGCTGCAAATGGCTGCTGTAAAACTT gtgtggAGATAGACAAAGCCTGCAAACTGGTGAGCACAAAAACTCATGTTTCGCTCCATGGCTGTCGGTCTACAGAAGAGGTGGAAATGCCGTACTGTGAAGGGTCTTGCAACACATTCACTAA GTACTCTGAAGCGGCAGCTGGTATGGAACATTCTTGCTCCTGCTGTAAGGAAATGCGCGCCAGCAATCGCACCGTTGATTTGCTGTGCTTGAATGGAGACAAGGTCAAACACACCTACTTGCATGTGGAGGAGTGCGGCTGCGGCCAGACCGAGTGCAGCACAACTGCAGGGCTGTCTGCTCGCAGAAAACGAAGATCCACCCTGCTGTGA
- the saal1 gene encoding protein saal1, translating into MDRSVDGAEPEENERSPPSAGLQSPHMDRNPSPPPDQADGDEGEDLDAIGGTVYSKHWLFSTLTRLIQTITEHSEENSEDQMQLSDDEEEDLCRVWDMAMDKDVAGFLQEFKAADILLGVIAKSRCPRLTEICVGILGNIACFPDTCATLSQNEDLGAVLLLLLGDADPPTLLETSRLLLTCLSQKDFCSLWLQRIRQQTSVCSSLCFIMSSSTNTDLLEKVGELIDKLFDLDEELMRCWITSQPSDEKERDGDINLELSLCLLEAAKQLRSESPDGLEVYLHIFQLLTTVEEGIQVFAAPDGPGKPLWEFVSDVVCEDLCQPNDLPVVLHEQKSILIQALSVLQALYRCQDLWCSSNDTSPSLIGSVFRVCQHQSESKKEDSNKDEANDDQLQTLAEISSEFLADICLNITKDTVTDLIKNDDLTQKTCQAAAACLLPNFKTSFQHLQAALSEADPQLADMMRTQFPV; encoded by the exons ATGG ACAGGAGTGTTGATGGTGCTGAGCCGGAAGAAAATGAGAGATCCCCACCTTCAGCCGGACTCCAGTCTCCTCATATGGATCGTAACCCGTCGCCACCCCCGGACCAAGCTGATGGAGACGAGGGAGAAGATCTGGATGCCATCGGAGGCACCGTTTACAGCAAGCACTGGCTTTTCAGCACGCTGACTCGACTCATTCAG ACGATTACAGAGCATTCAGAAGAGAACTCAGAAGATCAGATGCAGCTCTCTGACGATGAGGAAGAAGATCTTTGCAGAGTTTGGGACATGGCCATGGATAAG GACGTGGCGGGTTTCCTGCAAGAATTCAAAGCGGCTGATATCCTTCTTGGAGTCATAGCCAAATCTCGCTGCCCACGTCTTACA gAAATTTGTGTAGGAATCCTTGGGAATATCGCCTGTTTTCCTGACACATGTGCGACTCTCAGCCAAAACGAGGATTTGGG GGCTGTGCTGTTGCTTCTTCTGGGAGATGCTGATCCCCCAACCCTTCTAGAAACCAGCAG ACTGCTGTTGACCTGTTTGTCTCAAAAAGACTTCTGTTCCCTGTGGCTTCAGCGAATACGACAGCAGACGTCTGTGTGCTCCAGCCTCTGTTTCATCATGAGCAGTTCTACTAACA CTGATCTGCTGGAGAAGGTGGGAGAGCTGATCGACAAACTGTTTGACCTCGATGAAGAATTAATGAGGTGCTGGATCACATCTCAGCCGAGTGATGAGAAGGAGCGAGACGGGGACATCAATCTGGAGTTGAGCTTGTGTCTCCTTGAGGCAGCAAAGCAGCTCAG GTCTGAGAGTCCTGATGGTCTGGAGGTTTATCTTCACATCTTCCAACTTCTCACCACTGTAGAGGAGGGCATTCAGGTTTTTG CTGCGCCTGATGGACCTGGCAAACCACTGTGGGAGTTTGTTAGTGACGTTGTGTGCGAGGACCTCTGTCAGCCAAATGATCTTCCGGTTGTCCTGCATGagcagaaaagcattttaattcaGGCGCTGTCTGTGCTGCAGGCTCTTTATAGATGCCAGGATCTGTGGTGCAGCAGCAACGACACAA GTCCATCTCTGATTGGGTCAGTCTTTCGGGTGTGCCAGCATCAAAGCGAGTCCAAAAAGGAAGATTCCAACAAAGACGAAGCAAATGATGACCAGCTGCAGACTCTTGCAGAGATCTCCTCAGAGTTTCTAGCTGACATTTGCCTTAATATTACAAAg GACACGGTTACAGATTTAATAAAGAATGACGACCTGACACAGAAAACTTGTCAAGCAGCTGCAGCCTGTTTGCTCCCCAATTTTAAGACTTCT TTTCAGCACCTGCAGGCTGCGTTGTCAGAGGCTGATCCTCAATTGGCAGACATGATGAGGACTCAGTTTCCTGTCTGA